The following coding sequences lie in one Rutidosis leptorrhynchoides isolate AG116_Rl617_1_P2 chromosome 4, CSIRO_AGI_Rlap_v1, whole genome shotgun sequence genomic window:
- the LOC139840184 gene encoding uncharacterized protein, producing MNSVTNLRDQKKLNVTDSAGPSNCNNGDFRNSHPYIQADYLDTFPIGYRFKPTDEELVSHYLLPKIKNLVVPKSKIWDVNVYEKHPKDLAESYPEVKEGEWYFFTSRNRRGLTGTRPCRKAGPGYWKASTPVKDIKSNNDGKRIGGKMLLVYLEGKSGYGAKTDWHMHEYVIHGHTDMKFDDYVLCKITNKKYKKKRNVVNQQLNGSSNDPANGLVNQQAHAVPNQNMNGPTDFQIERNPNVQLSDLLSDTLRVGNNLLNRDFTQQLNQVRHNMIIQNLLRRLSQKIRYVPRTCYSNMGTPSVNHSIQSQLMNRQLLVNRYPHFPPPPNAQVQGFPVGNSFDQFEADRHVERML from the exons ATGAATTCCGTCACTAATCTTCGTGACCAAAAGAAACTAAACGTCACTGATTCTGCTGGACCTTCAAACTGCAACAATGGTGATTTTCGAAATAGTCATCCATATATACAAGCTGATTATCTTGATACTTTTCCAATTGGGTATCGATTCAAACCGACCGATGAAGAACTTGTTTCCCATTATCTTCTTCCAAAGATCAAAAACCTGGTTGTTCCCAAGAGCAAGATTTGGGATGTTAATGTCTATGAAAAACATCCAAAAGACCTTGCTG AGAGTTACCCGGAAGTTAAAGAAGGTGAATGGTATTTTTTCACATCAAGAAACCGAAGGGGTTTAACTGGTACGAGACCATGCCGAAAGGCGGGTCCTGGTTATTGGAAAGCTTCAACTCCTGTTAAAGATATCAAAAGTAATAATGATGGTAAAAGAATTGGTGGGAAAATGTTGTTGGTGTATCTTGAAGGCAAATCAGGATATGGGGCTAAAACAGATTGGCATATGCATGAATATGTAATCCATGGTCATACAGACATGAAG TTTGATGACTACGTGTTATGTAAGATCACCAATAAGAAATATAAAAAGAAGAGAAATGTTGTGAATCAGCAGCTTAATGGGTCATCTAATGACCCTGCAAACGGGTTAGTGAATCAACAGGCTCATGCTGTCCCAAACCAAAATATGAATGGTCCCACTGATTTTCAGATTGAAAGAAACCCGAATGTTCAGCTTTCAGATCTACTTTCAGATACTCTCCGTGTTGGAAATAATTTGCTAAATCGCGATTTCACTCAACAGCTGAATCAAGTCAGACACAATATGATCATACAAAATTTGTTACGCCGTCTGAGTCAGAAAATCAGATATGTTCCTAGAACATGTTATTCAAATATGGGTACTCCGTCAGTTAACCATTCTATTCAAAGCCAACTCATGAACAGACAGTTATTAGTGAATCGTTATCCACATTTTCCACCACCACCAAATGCACAAGTACAGGGTTTTCCAGTAGGCAACAGTTTTGATCAGTTTGAAGCCGACAGACACGTTGAACGAATGCTCTAA